The DNA window TTGTACTGCATTGGAAAGGAACAAATTCGAGAAGTCAGCCTATATTATTTTTAGCTCATTTAGATGTAGTAAATCCCGGAGATGAAAAACGTTGGAAACAGTCTCCTTTCTTAGGAACTATTCACGATAAAAGATTATATGGCAGGGGAACTTTGGATATGAAGAACATGCTGCATGGAATATTAGAAACCTGTGATGAATATATAAAAAAAGGTTTTGTTCCAACGCGTGATATATACCTTGCTTTTGGACAGGATGAAGAGGTAGGAGGTAAAGAAGGTGCTGTTAAAATTGCTCAATATTTTAAAGCTGAAGGATTAAGATTTGAAGCAATATTTGATGAAGGAGGACTTGTAGCCAAAAAAGGAAGTTTGAAAGGTATTCAAAGTGATATTGCAATGATCGGAGTAGGCGAAAAAGGATTTCTATCAGCTGTCATTAGGGTCAAAGGAAATGGGGGACATTCATCCATGCCACCACTCGAATCGACTATGGGACAGGCAGCTCAGATCATGATAAACTTGGAAAAGAATCAAATGCCACTCAGATTAGTTCCCAGTATTGAGATTTTTCTAAGTAATATTGGTGGAGCAATGTCATTTCCTAGTAGATTGGCAATAGCCAATCAATGGTTGATGAAACCTATATTACTAGAACAACTCGCAAAAAATCCGGCAACTAATGCGATTGTTCGCACAACAACTGCACTCACAATGATGAAAGGAAGTGAGGGAACTAATGTAATAGCACCAGAAGTCGAATTTGTTGTAAACTTTCGAATTCTTCCGGGTGATACGGTAGAAGATGTACGTTTACATATAAAAGAAGCCTCTAAAGATTATGTGGTAGAAATTAAAGAAGTAAGTAATACACGAGGTGCTTCTAATATTTCAAAAACAGATGTCTCTGCTTATAAAACCCTTGAAAAAGTTATACAAGAAATTTATCCTGAAGCTATTGTAAGTCCCTATATTACAATTGGAGGAACCGATGCTTTTAAATATGGGGACTTGAGTGATAACATTTACCGATTCAACCCGGTTATATTAGACGCAGTTGAACGAACCAGTATACATAATTACAATGAATCAATTCATCTTGAAAATTATCAAAGAACGATTCATTATTATAGATTACTTATAGACCAATTCAATAAATAATAACTTACTAACTATGACTTGCAAATTGTAAGTCATAGAGTTTTTTATATTTCCCTCCTTTTTCCATTAGCTCGGCATGAGTACCTGCTTCCAGTATTTCTCCATCCTCCATATAGCAGATTCGATCCGCAACCTGTATAGTGGAAAGCCTGTGTGCAATAATAATAGTAGTTCGATTCTTATAAAGTCTTTCAAGAGCCATTTGGACAAGGCGCTCAGATTCCGTATCGAGTGCGGAAGTAGCTTCGTCTAAAATCAAGATTTGGGGATTTAAAATTAAAGCGCGAGCAATAGATATTCTCTGTCTTTGTCCCCCGGATAACATAACTCCCCTTTCTCCGACAAGTGTATCCAGACCTTCATCAAATTTACTAATAAACTCCATAGCATAGGCTTCTTCGGCTGCACGAACAATTTGCTCTTCTGTAGCAGAAGAACTTCCATATGCTATATTGCTCCTGATACTGGCATTAAACAAAAAGACCTGCTGTGATACTACCGCAATACTTCTCCTTAGAGAGGAGAGCTTCATATTTCGAATATCCGTTCCATCAAATAAAATATATCCTTCTGTAGGATCTATAAAACGGGGAATTAACTCGGCCAGTGTAGACTTCCCTGCCCCGCTCTCTCCGACCAGGGCAACAGTCTCCCCTGTCTTTATCTGTAAATTTACGCTTTTTAAGGTAAGTTTATTTGATCCGGGATAAGCATAAGATAAATCTTTTATTAGAATACCCTGATTTAATTTTTTAAATATCTGCGGATTTTCCACATCAACTATATCCGGCTCGGAATCCAAGATTTCAAATACACGTTCCCCGGCTGAACGTGAACTCTGTATAAGATTATACATTACACTGAGTTGCTTTATTGGGCGCATAATGAAAATCAGGGTCAAGAAAAATGCCATAAAGGAACCACGGGATATACTTTCCTGAGAAATAAGGAAAGCTCCATAGGCAAGAAAAATAGCAGATAAAATAGAGCCCGAGAATTCTACAATAGAAGGGCCTAATTGATGATAAAAATGCCCCTTGAAAGTTTTGGCTGCTAACTCTTCGCTAATTTTCCTGAAACGAAGGGACTCTTTCTTTTCCATAGAAAAAGCTCGAATTACCCGTATACCGGCCAGTACTTCCTGTAGATGTCCATTGAGTTCAGACAAGCGCTCCTGCTGACTTTTTGTAGCCTTCCGAATTTTCTCTGCAAATGCAGAAATCGGTCCCATAATAAGAGGCATAATAACAAAAACCAGTATAAACATTTTCCAACTTAAAAATAACAGAAGAAGAAGATGGGTAAGCACATAAAAAAAGTCATTAATGGCATCCTTCAAATCAGAACTTATTGTCCTGGCCAGTATATCAACATCATTAATGATGCGACTCATCAGTATTCCCGTCTTTTCCCGAACAAAGAGGTTTAGAGGAAGAATTTGTAATCGTTTATAAAGCTCGAATCTCAGGTCACGAATCGCGTAAAATCCAGCCGAGTTAATACAAAAAATAGCCCCGGTCAGACATATAAGTTTTAAAAGATAAATAGGAAATACAAGCTTTATGAAAAACCATACAGTTTCTCCCGGATTCATTTCTGAAAATTTTTGGTTGACCTTCGTTTTATAGTGTGCGAGGAGATATTCAATGGCTTCAATTTTACTAAAAGTTTTACCTGATTCTTTCTGGCTCAAAAGTTCTTTATCTCTTTTGGTAACAGCAATTTGAAACTTATAGTTTGAATTTTTACTCAAAGAATCAAAAATGGGTATCATGCTTGTTAATGATGCTCCATTGAAAATTGAAACCAGAAATGATAAGAAGATACCTATGATTAATCTGTATTTATATTTGAAAGAATACTTTAGAAGTCTTTTGTATATCGACATGCCCGGGTTTTCTTTTCCTTCTAAGTTTAAGAGAACATATAAAATATTTCTACTCTTATTGTCCTTACTTTTTTGCAAACCACAGAGCGATTTTCAAGATAAAAATGTTCTCAGACTCGGTATAAGTTCGGAGCCGAGCAAACTCGATCCAATATTTGCAACGGATCTTAGTTTTCAAAAAATTAGTATTCTTCTTTTTCCGAGACTTTTTACCGAAACCGGCCTGGAGGATTTTTCTATGGTTCAATCTTATACAGAAAAGCCAGGTGGAATTTTAAGAATAAAGCTGAAAAAGCTCTTAGATAAAAATGAAAATTCTCTGAATGCGGAAGATGTGCAATATTGCTTAAATCGCCTGCGTACTCAAACCGGTCCCAAGAAAAGCTTATATGCAAGAATCAAATCAATAAAAATATTGGGAACGAATGAAGTAGAAATACAATTTTTATACTCAAAAGAAAGGCTATTAGAATTACTCTCCCAGGCTTCAGCAGGAATCTATAGCCGTTCTATCCATGAAAAAGAAGGAACCTTTCATTCAGCAGGACCTTATCATATTACCCACTGGATAAAAAATAATCAAATCGAGTTATCAAGAAACCCAAATTTTATTAGCAATTCTCCCCTACCCTCTACATTGATATTGCAGACAATAACGGAGTCTACTATCGCAATTTATCTTTTCTCTAAAAATCGGTTGGATAGTTTTAAGCTACCTTATTTTCTAAGTTCTCACCCTGCAACAGAGAAAGGAAAAATGTATACTTTAGAAAGTCGCTCGGTACAATATATTGCGATAAATGCGAGAGAAAAATGTTTCGATATTTCCTTTCGAAAAGCTCTTAATTATGCCGTAAATAAAAAACTCATTATTGATAAGCTATTTTCTTCCCGAGCGAAAGAAACCTATGCTTCTATACCATTAGATTTTTATAATAATTTAAATATCCAAACAGTTCCGACTTATCCTTTTGATGTAAAAAAAGCGAAATATTTATTAAAACAGTCTGCCTGTTATCCGGCAATTCTGAACCGAACTTTGGAGTTTCGAATGAAATCGGATGATGAAAATAAAGCCAAAGGTGCTGTTTTAGTCCAGTATCTTAAAAACATAGGCCTTAGAATTAAAATCATTCCACTAGAAAAAACTAAATTATATAAAGAAAATGGAGAAGGAAAAGGAGATCTGACCCTTTTAACCTGGTACATTGACTATAATTCTATTTATAATTTTATAGACCCTCTTTTTTACTCTAAAGCCATGGGAAATGGAGGTAATCGCGCATTATATGCAAATATACTAATTGATAAATTTATTGAAAATTACAGAAACAAGGATCATATTCCTATAGAAAAACAGAGAAAAAATCTGGAAACCATCACACATCATCTGTATGAAGAGGCCCCCTGGATTTTTCTCTGGTCTTTAGATGAAACCTACTTAACCTCTAACAAATTTAATTTGTTCCGGGATTCGGCGAAGTTGTTTCTGTTTTAGGACTTTCATTTTTATCTATATTAAAATTCGGAGGATTTTTTTCTTCCGATGGAGGATTAACCGGTTCCTGGTTTACTTTCTCTTTTAGCTCAGTACTTATTTCCTTATTTTCTTCTACAAATCCACCTTCATCTCCTGAACTCGGAGGGGGTGAATTTGTATCCGGTAGCTCTTTTATTTCTTCTATCGGCTCATCAATTGTTTCTAAGGTTTCATCAAAAGGATTAATTAAACTTTCCTCTTCTTCCACAATATTCTCATCCCGGTGAAGCTCTTCTTCTTCAAAGGCAATTCCTTCCTGATTTTCATTACCTTCTCCACGGGTATTGATATAGACACTGCCTGGATCAATACTGGCAACCGGAATTTCTTCTTTCTTCGGTTCATCACCTCTATAATAATACTGAGCATAAACGGGATGAGCACATTCAGGATAATCAACTAATAGTTTACCATTATCCCCACATACATCTACCTGTATATGATCACCCTGTATTGAACTTACAAGATTTTGCCCCATCCCTTTTTTTACTTTAATATAACGAGCATATTTCAACCAGATCTGACCTGTAATCCCGGAACCCGAACCCGGAAAAGGAGCACCCAAATCATTTCCGACCCAAACAGCACTTACATTGGAAGGAAAAACTCCCACAAACCAGGCATCCCGAATACCGGAACGATTACTCCATTTCTTCCGAATTTTCCCCGGAATTTGCACGGTTCCTGTTTTACCGGCCATAGGAAACCATTCACCCTGACTCAATTTTACAGGCATAGTTCCCTCCTCACTCAAAACCGCTTCCATGAGGTTTAAAGCTATAGCACAGGCAACTGAATCAATAATTTGGGTACCTTCTTCCTTATCCTGCTCAAGTGTGTATAGCTTATTTCCGGCACTATCCTCTATTCTTAAAATCTTCTTCGGACTTACTTTTTTTCCACCATTGGCTATCACTGAATAGATGGTTGCCATTTCAACAGGAGTAAGTTCTCCGGAGCCAAGAGCGAGAGACAGGTTTTTACCGAATCTTTTTTCTATGACTTCATAAGGAATACTGAGTATTTCAGAAAGTTTATATAAAAAGTAGTTAACACCAATTTCCTGTAAAAGTTTTACAGGAATCGTGTTTACTGATAAAGCAATAGCCTGTCTTGCGGTTATAGGTCCTTTAAAACCCTTGTACCAGTTTTTGGGAGAATAACCACTTATATTTAGTTTTTCATCGATTACCAGACTTGAAGGATTAATAATTCTCTTTTGTAGGGCAAGAGCATAAACAAGACCTTTTATGGAAGAACCCGGTTGTCTGCGAGCTGCCTCTGCTCTATTTAAACGATAAACAGAAGAAATTCGATAAGCTCCTACCATAGCTTCAATGTATCCATTTACAGGATTCATGGACACAAAACTCCCATTCATGCTATTAATAATTTTGTCTTCGATCTTACTTTCCGCAACACTATTTTTCTTGATATAATAATTTTTTCTATCGTTTAAAGAACCCCTTACTCTTTCGATTCCTTCCCTGAGTGCAGCTTCGGCAATAATTTGTTTTTCGTAATCCAGACTCGTGTATACACGTATATCTTTAGAATCAAGCTCTTCCTGCGGTATCTTATCGAAAACAAATTTTCTAACACTTTCATTAAAGTCAGGAGCATGGTTAATCCTGAATTGTTTATCGTATCCATACTTCCCAATTATGCTGGAATAGTGCTTCCTTTTTTTTTGTTGTGAGTCTTTAACCTCTCTTACCACATACTGATTCATAAACTTCCGAATTTGCTCAGAAATAGTATGCCTGTAACTCTGATCTAATTTTTTCTTGTTAAAATGTAAGTCTGTATTATTGGCCATATCGAACATAACTCGCTTCTGTCTGGCAAGAGCAATATGAAGGTTTTTTACCGGATTGTATACAGAAGGAGCAGGGATAAGACCGACTAAAAGTGCAGCTTCTGCAGGGCTAAGTTCTTTAGCGGATTTACTATAATAAAACCTTGAAGCTTCTTCCAGACCCGTATTTCCTTCTCCCATGTAAATCTGGTTCATATACATAGCCAATATGGATTCTTTATTATAATTACTTTCAATATAGTAAGTACAAAAAACTTCGGAGAGCTTATTCATCAAATTTCTTTCTCCGAGATTTAAAGTTAATTTGGCGAGCTGTTGTGTAATAGTACTTCCCCCCTGAGAAAGACGCATCTTTGCCAGGTTTACTATAAAAGCCCGAAATACAGCAGAAAAATTAATTCCTCCATGTTGAAAAAAATCCCTATCCTCGGAAGATAGTAATGCCCAGATAATGGTTGCATGATCCTTTATATTATCCGTGCGTATGGGTTTAAAACTTTTTCGATTAAACTCACCTATCAATTTTTCATTGATGTCGAATATTTTAATAGGACGACTCTTAATGATGGCAGTCTTGCTACTTACTTCTTTATAATAACTATCAAGATTTTTTATAATCAGATCTCTTTTTTGAAACCACATAATATAAGAAGTAACCAGCATACCGGTCGGAATAAAAAATATAAGAAATATAAAAATTTTCAGAACAAGGAATATATTTTGTTTGTTCCTCTTAAAAAAGCCCGGGTTTGAATTATCTATTGGATTCTCGTTTTCCATATGTTTCTCCTATTTTTAAGAATTCGTACCTGTAAAAATCAAAGACAGACATTCATCTTCTTTTTCCTTCATTTCTAATTCCTCTCTTTCTCCAAGTTCATGATCATATCCTAATAAATGTAGAATACCATGAACCAATAAGCGATAAAATTCATCTATTTCTCCATGCCCTATAGATAAGGCCTGACGCTTTAAAGTATCATAAGAAATTACAATTTCTCCCAATATTGGATAAGGAGTACTAACATTTAGCTTATCATGTATCGGAAGAGAAAGGACATCTGTGCTGGAGTCCTTTTTTCTATAAACTCGATTTATTTCACGAATGCTTTCATCATCAGTTACAAGCAAAGACAATTCATATTCCGTATATCCACCTACGAAGGACAGAACTTTATCTACATTTATTCTGATTTTCTCTTCATCTAAATCGCAAAAATAAGAAAGATCAAGCTCAAAATTAAATACCGGCATCCTTTTTCTCCCTTGCTACACTCAGGCTCTTTTTCTTGGATGCAGTCTTTTTCTTTCTTACTTTTTTCTTTGAAACTATTGTCTTAATTTCTAAATTTTCTATCTCAGTATTCTTTTGAAGATGAGGAAGCACTTTCTCGCCTGTGTCTATACTTTTTTCAGACACGCTTTTATCCTCAGGAGATTTATTTTCTTGTTCTGATTTGTCCTGTTCGGATACTTCTTTTCCCTCTAATTTTTTTGTTTCTTCCGGCTTTGGATATTTCGGCCTGGAATGCAGACTTGATAGTAGAACTTCTTTGAAGGATGATTTAATGATTAAGAGGTCTCCAATGGTAAGACCGGACTCGTCTAATTGACTTTCTGCCAGTTTTATATTAATTATTTTTTGTATAAGTTCATCTACACTTTCCGAACTTACCACATCAAGCGAACGACTGGCAGCTTCCACCGAATCAGCGATCATAACGATAGCAGTTTCCTTAGACTGAGGCTTGGGGCCGGGATACTGAAAATCAGATTTTTTAATATTACCTCTCTGTTCATTAGTTAAGTCGGCCAGGGCTTTATGATAAAAAAATGCCATGGTACTCGTGCCGTGGTGTTCCGGGATAAAGTCAATTACCTCTCTCGGAAGACGAGCTTTTTTCGCCATTTCAATCCCATCGGTAACGTGGCGAATCACAACTGAAGCCGCTATGGATGGATTATTCTTATCCACATTTTCCGGTCTGGGAATAAGGTGCTGATTTTCAATAAAGAAACCTGCATTGGGAATCTTTCCTATATCATGGTAATAAACACCTACCCTTGTAAGAAGCCAGTTCAAATTTAAATTTTGAGCTGCTCTTTCAGACATAGCTGCTACCATAAAAGTATGAGTATAGGTAGAAGGAGCCCTGGTAAGAAGGGATTGCAACAGGGGATGACCCGTATCAGCTAATTCCATCAATTTAAAACGAGTAGGAATATTAAACAGATATTCATAAATTGGCAACAAAAATTGAGCGGCAGTAGTGCATATAAAACCGTTGATGAGACAAATTAAATAAAGCTTAAAAATATTAGAATGTAATAGATCGGAAGTAAAACTTCCACTACCCGTACTCACCCAATAGGGTCTGGAATCAAACAAATAACCGCTGGTGGAAACCAACATTTGCATCCCGGCAATTACAAACCCGGATTTAATAAAATCGATTCTTTTGGTAAGTTTCCTACCGTAAATCGAAGCGATGATAGATGTGCAAAAAGAAATAAAGAAAGAGGTTGGATTATAGCGAGAAGAAATAAATACAAATAAAGAGAGATAAAAGCCTATAGCAATAGAAAGTTGTATATCATAAATAAAACTTAAAAGTAAGCCTACCATACCTATTGGTACAAATATAGCAAAATAGTAAACCGATTCGAAATCGCTTTCCGGCTTATAAAAAGCAGCACTGATAAAATATGTGGCAATGGAAACAATCCAGATCATGCTAAATACTACCACATTACTGGATACATCGTTTAAGCGTCGTCTGTCATAGCCTTTCAAGAAAAAGCCAATAATCGAAACAAAAATAACCTGGATAATTAAAAGGGAAAGAATAGAAGTAGTGTTAGCATTCGATGCGTTATCGTTGATAATTTCCAGTTTTTTCTTAATCTCAGGAGTGATGAGTTCTCCCTTTTTGACAACCGTTTCATTAGCTACAATTCTACTTTTTACAACCGGAACTTTATTCATCCTTGCCAGTTTTTCTTTTTCGGTTTCTTCCGGATTATAAATACAGGCAGGAAAGGAGTAAATATAAGATACTACAAATCTTTTAACTATGGGAAGAACATTCGGATCTAATTTAATCTTATCATCTAAGATCCGACCCAGTCTATAAAAGTATTTATTCTTATCATAAATAAACTTACGCGGGAAAATTTTCGTTCCTTCTATGATAGAATTTTTCTCCTGCGAACCTTTATTAACTATATTACCACCTGATTCACTCATCTTACTGTATTCTTCAGGGGTATCCTTCATAATACAATGCGTAGAAAAAAGTAAATTAGTACCTTTTAATACAGCTTTTCGAACCAAATCTTTTCTTTTATAGTTAAGCAATAACTTTAAATCGGCTCGTTCCCTCTTTTTCCAACGAGGATTTTTACTCTTTAATAGAGGAACAATCCGGCTTGCATTTTCATTGGTTCCCAGAGATTCGAGATTATCAAAATCTTCATTGATATAAGAGTTTAAACTGTTTAAAACAGTAAAATCTCTCTCAAAGATATAGGCTGCACTCTGATATGCTTTTTGTCTTTCCAGATTAGTTTTTTGCATATCCTCATAAATAATCTCTTTATTAGAAATTACAGTATCGGGAGCAAAGTTCCCTATGGCAAAGGGAGAATTTTTACCCAGTTCAATTCTTTCCTGGCCCAGATAAGGAGAGGCCACAAAAAAGGTGATCATGATAAGTGTAATGAGGACAAGTATGAGTTGTAATTTTCTTACGAAGGATATGGGTCTGACCCTGGTTAATATATCAGTTATCAAAGCCATGATAGCTTCTAACATTTTCCACATACCTATCCCCTTACATTTATTAGACCAGGCTCTCGAATTTCTTAACTATTACTTCAACAAGAGAGTGTCTGGATATGTCTTCCTTACCAAATTCAACTACCCCTATTTTGTTTGTATCCCGGAAGGCATCTACTACCCTTTGTAAGCCGGATTTCCCGGTCGCAAGGTCAACCTGGGTGACATCACCGGAAACACTCATAACCGAATTTCTTCCGAGTCTTGTCATAAACATCTTAAGTTGGGACATGGTACAGTTTTGAGCTTCATCTAATATAATAAAAGAGTTAGATAAGGTTCTTCCCCTCATAAAAGCAATAGGAGCAATTTCAATTTTATTAACTGAAATAAGTTCCTGTGTTTTTTCAAAACCTATACATTCATACAGAGCATCATAAACCGGTCTTAAGTAGGGATCTACCTTTTGAACCAGATCACCGGGTAAAAATCCCAGAGACTCTCCTGCTTCCACAGCAGGCCGGGTCAGGACAATCCTTTGCACTTCGCCTTCATTCAGAAGGCGACAGGCAGTGGCAATACTTAAAAAAGTTTTTCCTGTTCCCGCCGGTCCGATTCCGAAACTGAGCATATTCTTTAAAAGGCTGGTAATATACTTTTCCTGGTTTCGGGTCCTAGGGTAAATATGTCTTCCACGGAAGGTTGTAAGAATTTTTTCGCTGGGTCTCCAATCGCTTCCGGGTTGACCGTTTTTATGAATCAGGTAGTTTATATCAAAGGAATCGAACTCCTGCTTGTCCGGCCTCCTCTCAAAATTTTCCGTAAGGTTGTTAAAAAATTCAATAGCTTCCTGAACTTTCTTTTTTTCACCACCTAACATCAAGGAGGTTCCGCGGGGGATTATATCGATTTCCAGCTTTTCTTCCAGTTCCGGGACAAGAATATCGTTAATACCGCATACCTTTTCATACAAAGCCTCGTTCAGAAAAGAGAACTTTAGCATTTCAGCGTGTTGTTTTCTGTTATTAGAAGAACTCATTTATATCTTAATATTCCGAATTTTTAATTCGGCAAGCTGTTTTTCATCTACCGGTGTTGGGCATTCGCTCATCATACAGGTTCCTTTTTGCGTTTTAGGGAAAGCAATTACATCCCGAATAGATTGAGACCCGGTCATTAACATGAGAACCCTATCCAGACCGAGAGCAATTCCACCGTGAGGAGGAGCACCGTATTTCAGGGCTTCCAAAAGAAATCCAAATTTCGCTTCAGCTTCTTCTTTTCCTATTCCAATTAGCTCAAAAACCTTTTCCTGTATGGATTCGCTGTGTATCCTGATGCTTCCTCCACCTATTTCGTTCCCATTCAGAACCAGGTCATAGGCTTTGGATAAAAGATCTAACTTTTTAGCCTGCAAATCTTCAAGACTAGCTCCCTCCAGATCCTCATCCCTTGGTGAAGTAAAAGGGTGGTGAACGGCTGCAATTTTGCCTGTAGCCTCATCTTTTTCGAAGAGCGGGAAGTTAACCACCCAGGAAAAATGATAAGAATTTTCAGCAGGAGTATCAAATCTCTCGGAAAGTTTCAAGCGCAGGGCTCCCAGGCTGGAATTTACAATTTTCGGAGTATCGGCCCCAAAAAATAGCATATCACCCGCTTTAGAACCGAGTCTTTCTGCAATTTTCTGCAAACATTCGGAAGAAAAACGCTTGGTTATGGTAGATTCTAAACCCTCATTCCCGTGTTTCATATAAGCAAGACCCTTGGAACGATAGTCCCGTCCGAGCCAGTTCGTCAGGTCTTCTATTTCTTTTCGGGAAATCAAAGAACCTCCCGGAACGCAGATGGCTTTTACCACTCCACCTTTTTGCAGAGCACCGGTAAAAACCTGGAAATCAGAATCAGCGACCAGGTCGGAAACATCATGTAATTGCATTCCAAAACGTAGATCAGGTTTATCGGAACCATATTTTTCCATGGCTTCTTTATAATCGATACGTAAGAAAGGAGCTTTTACCTTGAGACCGAAGGCTTTATCAAAGGTATGAACCACCATTTCTTCGATTTGACTTTGTATATCTTCCTGGTCGATGAAAGAAAACTCCATATCGAGCTGGGTAAATTCCGGTTGTCTGTCTGCTCTCAGATCCTCATCCCTAAAACATTTCACAATTTGGAAATATTTCTCAAAACCTCCCACCATGAGGATCTGTTTAAAAATCTGGGGAGACTGAGGAAGAGCGTAGTATGCTCCCGGATGAAGACGGGAAGGAACTAAGAAGTCTCTGGCTCCTTCCGGTGTAGATTTATTTAAAATGGGTGTTTCGATTTCTAAAAAGCCTTTAGAGTTTAAATATTCCCTCAAAGCAAAAATAAATTGATGACGTTTTATGATTTTATCTTTTAAGGAATCCTTTCTAAATTCAAGATAGCGGTATTTCAGGCGGATTTCTTCCCCGGAATCATCAAACTCGTCTAGGGCAAAAGGAGGAGTTTTGGAAGGATTCAAGTCTTCTATTCTTTCGATAACAAGCTCAAACTCCCCGGTTGGAAGCTTGGGATTAATCGATTCATCGCTTCGTCTTTGCAGAATGCCTTCTACAGCAAGAACATGCTCGGAACGAACGTTTTCAGCGATGCTAAAACCATCTCCGAGATTTTCTTTCCTGGCCACAATCTGGATAATTCCGGTTCTATCACGCAGGTCTATAAAAATGACTCCTCCCTGGTCTCGAAAACGAAAGGCCCAACCACAGAGAAAAACCTTTTTACCAACCTCTGTTTGTTTCATATCCAGAGCCCATTTACGATTTTTAAAATTCTCCTTAACCCAGCTTTTCAATCAATCTTCATCCTTCATTTTTTCTGTAAGGGTTTAAAAAACATTGGATTTAGGCAAGTTAAATATTATTTATAGCCTCGGAGGGTTTTTGGTATGCCAGAACGGGTGCTTCGATTTTTTTTATATCTTTTTTATCCCTTAACTTTACTTTACAGGTTCTTATTTTTTTTAGATAGACTTTTAAAAAAAGAAAATTATGAGCTTAAAGATGCTGTTGTTATCAGTGTAGGAAACTTAAGCACCGGGGGAACCGGAAAAACACCCTTTATTCTTTACTTAATTGATTTTTTCGACAGACATTACCCGGCTTACCGTTCCATTGTATTAAGCAGAGGATATGGTGGAAAAATGAGCGAGCAAGGGATGCAGGTAGAAACCTTCAACTCAACTGAAGACTGTGGAGATGAGCCCTTTCTCATTAAATTTAATCGACCCGAAGCAGAAGTAATTATTGGTAAAAAACGTTATCATGCTTACAGGAAATTTCAAAAAGAGTCTTCCGCTGCAAAAGTAATCTTTTTAGACGATGGTTTTCA is part of the Leptospiraceae bacterium genome and encodes:
- a CDS encoding transglycosylase domain-containing protein translates to MENENPIDNSNPGFFKRNKQNIFLVLKIFIFLIFFIPTGMLVTSYIMWFQKRDLIIKNLDSYYKEVSSKTAIIKSRPIKIFDINEKLIGEFNRKSFKPIRTDNIKDHATIIWALLSSEDRDFFQHGGINFSAVFRAFIVNLAKMRLSQGGSTITQQLAKLTLNLGERNLMNKLSEVFCTYYIESNYNKESILAMYMNQIYMGEGNTGLEEASRFYYSKSAKELSPAEAALLVGLIPAPSVYNPVKNLHIALARQKRVMFDMANNTDLHFNKKKLDQSYRHTISEQIRKFMNQYVVREVKDSQQKKRKHYSSIIGKYGYDKQFRINHAPDFNESVRKFVFDKIPQEELDSKDIRVYTSLDYEKQIIAEAALREGIERVRGSLNDRKNYYIKKNSVAESKIEDKIINSMNGSFVSMNPVNGYIEAMVGAYRISSVYRLNRAEAARRQPGSSIKGLVYALALQKRIINPSSLVIDEKLNISGYSPKNWYKGFKGPITARQAIALSVNTIPVKLLQEIGVNYFLYKLSEILSIPYEVIEKRFGKNLSLALGSGELTPVEMATIYSVIANGGKKVSPKKILRIEDSAGNKLYTLEQDKEEGTQIIDSVACAIALNLMEAVLSEEGTMPVKLSQGEWFPMAGKTGTVQIPGKIRKKWSNRSGIRDAWFVGVFPSNVSAVWVGNDLGAPFPGSGSGITGQIWLKYARYIKVKKGMGQNLVSSIQGDHIQVDVCGDNGKLLVDYPECAHPVYAQYYYRGDEPKKEEIPVASIDPGSVYINTRGEGNENQEGIAFEEEELHRDENIVEEEESLINPFDETLETIDEPIEEIKELPDTNSPPPSSGDEGGFVEENKEISTELKEKVNQEPVNPPSEEKNPPNFNIDKNESPKTETTSPNPGTN
- the ybeY gene encoding rRNA maturation RNase YbeY; this translates as MPVFNFELDLSYFCDLDEEKIRINVDKVLSFVGGYTEYELSLLVTDDESIREINRVYRKKDSSTDVLSLPIHDKLNVSTPYPILGEIVISYDTLKRQALSIGHGEIDEFYRLLVHGILHLLGYDHELGEREELEMKEKEDECLSLIFTGTNS
- a CDS encoding HDIG domain-containing protein, which translates into the protein MWKMLEAIMALITDILTRVRPISFVRKLQLILVLITLIMITFFVASPYLGQERIELGKNSPFAIGNFAPDTVISNKEIIYEDMQKTNLERQKAYQSAAYIFERDFTVLNSLNSYINEDFDNLESLGTNENASRIVPLLKSKNPRWKKRERADLKLLLNYKRKDLVRKAVLKGTNLLFSTHCIMKDTPEEYSKMSESGGNIVNKGSQEKNSIIEGTKIFPRKFIYDKNKYFYRLGRILDDKIKLDPNVLPIVKRFVVSYIYSFPACIYNPEETEKEKLARMNKVPVVKSRIVANETVVKKGELITPEIKKKLEIINDNASNANTTSILSLLIIQVIFVSIIGFFLKGYDRRRLNDVSSNVVVFSMIWIVSIATYFISAAFYKPESDFESVYYFAIFVPIGMVGLLLSFIYDIQLSIAIGFYLSLFVFISSRYNPTSFFISFCTSIIASIYGRKLTKRIDFIKSGFVIAGMQMLVSTSGYLFDSRPYWVSTGSGSFTSDLLHSNIFKLYLICLINGFICTTAAQFLLPIYEYLFNIPTRFKLMELADTGHPLLQSLLTRAPSTYTHTFMVAAMSERAAQNLNLNWLLTRVGVYYHDIGKIPNAGFFIENQHLIPRPENVDKNNPSIAASVVIRHVTDGIEMAKKARLPREVIDFIPEHHGTSTMAFFYHKALADLTNEQRGNIKKSDFQYPGPKPQSKETAIVMIADSVEAASRSLDVVSSESVDELIQKIINIKLAESQLDESGLTIGDLLIIKSSFKEVLLSSLHSRPKYPKPEETKKLEGKEVSEQDKSEQENKSPEDKSVSEKSIDTGEKVLPHLQKNTEIENLEIKTIVSKKKVRKKKTASKKKSLSVAREKKDAGI
- a CDS encoding PhoH family protein, which gives rise to MLKFSFLNEALYEKVCGINDILVPELEEKLEIDIIPRGTSLMLGGEKKKVQEAIEFFNNLTENFERRPDKQEFDSFDINYLIHKNGQPGSDWRPSEKILTTFRGRHIYPRTRNQEKYITSLLKNMLSFGIGPAGTGKTFLSIATACRLLNEGEVQRIVLTRPAVEAGESLGFLPGDLVQKVDPYLRPVYDALYECIGFEKTQELISVNKIEIAPIAFMRGRTLSNSFIILDEAQNCTMSQLKMFMTRLGRNSVMSVSGDVTQVDLATGKSGLQRVVDAFRDTNKIGVVEFGKEDISRHSLVEVIVKKFESLV